In a genomic window of Myxococcales bacterium:
- a CDS encoding CehA/McbA family metallohydrolase produces MRRHLALVLAAVLAACGGDDGSNPNTCDPPAPFVIGDANGHAQPLGAGPTEARAGRLQAADLPAVPSGLVTWKAGDFVLANDRVALVIEDAGDSDLYDPWGGRPVGMARVAGGRMIEPANFGEVFLLTGRASIVTEDVSVLADGSMGGPAIIRTVGTLHPVPFFDAVTMGVFQDLTGVRAAIDYELAPGSNRIDVRYRYLSDVDRQLETGGILHALMYTKRTPVFVPARGFTDQIGGTPYVGLVDDDATSWAYVPADVIGSALSVSGFVGGIAAGFRLPACAAFDRVHAQIVIGGPGLDGLVTALADDRGTALRTITGTVTRGAAPAPGVHVHAVDAATDDYYTRTTTAADGSYTLHVPTGASARVVAVAEAAQVGAVVVDAATGTGDVALPAPALVTVHVSDGNRRMPGRVQILPAASQEMPNIPANYGEDRFAGDRLRVAFTISGDVTIPVPPGSWELVVSHGFEYDVVRRPLTVTAGQTVDVLAELPLEVDTSATMCGDFHIHTARSNDSGDDAELKVASAIADGLELPVRSEHEYVADFAAEIAALGAQRWAAGFGSIEMTSFETWGHMGVFPLVPDPTKVNAGAPTWQTFPTADRPDEPFATLSPVAVFDAARARPEAPVVIINHPRGSTNYFGYVGYDAATGIATATADWDTQFTLVEVFNDSSWQSNFDGTVRDWMGLLKAGRKIFAVGSSDSHSIAGSPVGYPRTCLALGTDDPRQVTANQVRDTLAAGHGTVSGGIYVTASVGAARPGDTASGLGMTADVDVVIQAASWIDVDAIDVMVDGARVDTIPIMPGDADPTNPAVRWRGAIPIDVRADGSGFVVIAAYGDATLEPVHPGRTPFGVSNPIFVKP; encoded by the coding sequence ATGCGCCGGCACCTGGCCCTGGTCCTCGCCGCCGTCCTCGCCGCTTGCGGTGGCGACGACGGCAGCAATCCGAACACCTGCGATCCACCGGCGCCGTTCGTCATCGGCGACGCCAACGGCCACGCGCAGCCGCTCGGCGCGGGCCCGACCGAGGCCCGCGCGGGCCGGCTCCAGGCCGCCGATCTGCCGGCGGTGCCGTCGGGGCTGGTCACCTGGAAGGCCGGCGACTTCGTGCTCGCCAACGATCGCGTCGCGCTGGTGATCGAGGACGCCGGCGACAGCGACCTCTACGATCCCTGGGGCGGGCGGCCGGTCGGCATGGCCCGGGTCGCCGGGGGCCGCATGATCGAGCCCGCCAATTTCGGCGAGGTGTTCCTGCTGACCGGGCGCGCGTCGATCGTCACCGAGGACGTCTCGGTCCTGGCCGACGGCTCGATGGGCGGGCCCGCGATCATCCGGACGGTCGGGACGCTGCACCCGGTGCCGTTCTTCGACGCGGTCACGATGGGCGTGTTCCAGGACCTGACCGGCGTGCGCGCCGCGATCGACTACGAGCTCGCGCCGGGCTCCAACCGGATCGACGTCCGCTACCGCTACCTGTCGGACGTCGATCGCCAGCTCGAGACCGGCGGCATCTTGCACGCGCTGATGTACACCAAGCGCACGCCGGTGTTCGTGCCGGCCCGCGGCTTCACCGATCAGATCGGCGGCACGCCCTACGTCGGCCTGGTCGACGACGACGCCACCAGCTGGGCCTACGTGCCCGCGGACGTGATCGGCTCGGCGCTGTCGGTGTCGGGCTTCGTCGGCGGCATCGCGGCGGGCTTCCGGCTGCCGGCGTGCGCGGCGTTCGATCGGGTCCACGCCCAGATCGTGATCGGCGGGCCCGGCCTCGACGGCCTCGTCACCGCCCTCGCCGACGATCGCGGCACCGCGCTGCGCACGATCACCGGCACGGTCACCCGCGGCGCGGCGCCAGCGCCGGGCGTCCACGTCCACGCGGTCGACGCCGCCACCGATGACTACTACACCCGGACCACGACCGCCGCCGACGGCAGCTACACGCTGCACGTGCCGACCGGCGCCAGCGCGCGGGTGGTCGCGGTGGCCGAGGCCGCGCAGGTCGGGGCCGTCGTCGTCGACGCCGCCACCGGCACGGGCGACGTCGCGCTGCCGGCGCCGGCGCTGGTCACGGTCCACGTCAGCGACGGCAACCGCCGGATGCCGGGCCGCGTCCAGATCCTGCCGGCCGCCAGCCAGGAGATGCCGAACATCCCCGCCAACTACGGCGAGGATCGCTTCGCCGGCGACCGGCTGCGCGTGGCGTTCACGATCTCGGGCGACGTGACCATCCCGGTGCCGCCGGGCTCGTGGGAGCTGGTCGTCTCGCACGGCTTCGAGTACGATGTCGTGCGGCGGCCGCTGACCGTCACCGCCGGTCAGACCGTCGACGTCCTCGCCGAGCTGCCGCTCGAGGTCGACACCAGCGCGACGATGTGCGGCGACTTCCACATCCACACCGCGCGCTCGAACGACTCGGGCGACGACGCCGAGCTCAAGGTCGCGAGCGCGATCGCCGACGGGCTCGAGCTGCCGGTGCGCTCCGAGCACGAGTACGTCGCCGACTTCGCCGCCGAGATCGCCGCGCTCGGCGCCCAGCGGTGGGCCGCCGGGTTCGGCTCGATCGAGATGACGAGCTTCGAGACCTGGGGCCACATGGGCGTGTTCCCGCTCGTGCCCGATCCGACCAAGGTCAACGCCGGCGCGCCGACGTGGCAGACGTTCCCGACCGCCGACCGCCCCGACGAGCCGTTCGCGACGCTGTCGCCGGTGGCGGTGTTCGACGCCGCCCGGGCCCGGCCCGAGGCCCCGGTCGTGATCATCAACCACCCGCGCGGCAGCACCAACTACTTCGGCTACGTCGGCTACGACGCCGCGACCGGCATCGCGACCGCGACCGCCGACTGGGACACGCAGTTCACGCTGGTCGAGGTGTTCAACGACTCGAGCTGGCAGTCGAACTTCGACGGCACCGTCCGCGACTGGATGGGGCTGCTCAAGGCCGGTCGCAAGATCTTCGCGGTCGGCTCGTCGGACAGCCACAGCATCGCCGGCTCGCCGGTCGGCTACCCGCGCACGTGCCTGGCGCTGGGCACCGACGATCCGCGCCAGGTCACCGCGAACCAGGTGCGCGATACGCTCGCGGCCGGCCACGGCACGGTCTCGGGCGGCATCTACGTCACCGCGTCGGTCGGCGCCGCGCGCCCCGGCGACACCGCCAGCGGCCTGGGCATGACCGCGGACGTCGACGTGGTGATCCAGGCGGCGTCGTGGATCGACGTCGACGCCATCGACGTGATGGTCGACGGCGCGCGGGTCGACACGATCCCGATCATGCCGGGCGACGCCGACCCCACCAACCCGGCGGTGCGCTGGCGCGGCGCGATCCCGATCGACGTCCGCGCCGACGGCTCGGGCTTCGTGGTCATCGCCGCCTACGGCGACGCGACGCTCGAGCCGGTCCACCCCGGCCGCACGCCGTTCGGCGTGTCGAACCCGATCTTCGTCAAGCCGTAG
- a CDS encoding acyl-CoA desaturase produces MSSSPQAEAAALDRVRWIDTIPYWSVHVVAVVGLALLGFSWSGLALCAGSYVVRMFGITAGYHRYFSHRTFKTSRAGQLGFALLGVISTQKGPLWWAAHHRNHHKYSDQPEDLHSPRQRGFWWSHMFWILVRRHQYADHTKVKDLASYPELRFIDRFEILFTVAYAGALYLIGGAHALVWGYFVSTVVLWHLTFTINSLAHVWGSRRYPTDDDSRNNPLLGLLTLGEGWHNNHHHYQRSARQGFYWWEIDLSFYALKTLELFRIVWDVEGVPRHVRDQTAKPRRASPDEPGPEPVSDETTRAAA; encoded by the coding sequence ATGTCGTCGTCCCCACAAGCCGAAGCCGCCGCCCTCGACCGGGTCCGCTGGATCGACACCATCCCGTACTGGAGCGTCCACGTGGTCGCGGTGGTCGGCCTGGCCCTGCTGGGGTTCTCGTGGTCGGGGCTGGCGCTGTGCGCGGGCTCGTACGTGGTCCGCATGTTCGGCATCACCGCGGGCTACCACCGCTACTTCTCGCACCGGACCTTCAAGACCAGCCGCGCGGGCCAGCTCGGGTTCGCGCTGCTCGGCGTGATCTCGACCCAGAAGGGCCCGCTGTGGTGGGCCGCGCACCACCGCAACCACCACAAGTACTCCGATCAGCCCGAGGATCTGCACTCGCCGCGGCAGCGCGGGTTCTGGTGGTCGCACATGTTCTGGATCCTGGTCCGGCGTCACCAGTACGCCGACCACACCAAGGTCAAGGACCTGGCCAGCTATCCCGAGCTGCGCTTCATCGACCGGTTCGAGATCCTGTTCACGGTCGCGTACGCGGGGGCGCTGTACCTGATCGGCGGCGCCCACGCGCTGGTCTGGGGCTACTTCGTGTCGACGGTCGTGCTGTGGCACCTGACCTTCACGATCAACTCGCTGGCCCACGTCTGGGGCAGCCGCCGGTACCCGACCGATGACGACAGCCGCAACAACCCGCTCCTGGGCCTGCTGACCCTGGGCGAGGGCTGGCACAACAACCACCATCACTACCAGCGGTCGGCGCGCCAGGGCTTCTACTGGTGGGAGATCGACCTGTCATTCTACGCGCTCAAGACCCTCGAGCTGTTCCGGATCGTCTGGGACGTCGAGGGCGTGCCCCGCCACGTCCGCGACCAGACCGCCAAGCCGCGGCGGGCGTCTCCGGATGAGCCGGGTCCGGAGCCGGTCAGCGACGAGACCACCCGCGCCGCCGCTTGA
- a CDS encoding DUF2505 domain-containing protein — protein sequence MATPFHFEYRFRAPSAAAVLAAYFDDACRDEQDRAVEVARREILEDVDGPTTRRRVSRVFPRRQLPAIIRTLVKGDLSYDETVVWAKADDRIDFDIRPRLLDGKAHIDARYQLRPGGPGEIVRSYDGTVAVEVRLVGGRVERAIIGDLERSLVTSAAVTQAYLDRGRPT from the coding sequence ATGGCCACGCCGTTCCACTTCGAGTACCGCTTCCGCGCGCCGTCGGCGGCCGCCGTCCTCGCGGCCTACTTCGACGACGCGTGCCGCGACGAGCAGGACCGCGCGGTCGAGGTCGCGCGCCGCGAGATCCTCGAGGACGTCGACGGACCGACGACCCGGCGCCGGGTCAGCCGGGTGTTCCCGCGCCGCCAGCTCCCGGCGATCATCCGGACCCTGGTCAAGGGCGACCTGTCCTACGACGAGACGGTGGTGTGGGCCAAGGCCGACGACCGGATCGACTTCGACATCCGGCCCCGGCTGCTCGACGGCAAGGCCCACATCGACGCCCGCTACCAGCTCCGGCCCGGCGGGCCGGGTGAGATCGTCCGCAGCTACGACGGCACGGTCGCCGTCGAGGTGCGCCTGGTCGGCGGGCGGGTCGAGCGCGCGATCATCGGCGACCTCGAGCGCTCGCTCGTGACCTCGGCCGCCGTCACGCAGGCCTACCTCGA